In Pseudoliparis swirei isolate HS2019 ecotype Mariana Trench chromosome 11, NWPU_hadal_v1, whole genome shotgun sequence, a genomic segment contains:
- the grm1b gene encoding metabotropic glutamate receptor 1b, whose protein sequence is MSNMIYLTAIGILLLEALPPSRGKYERSAVPNSASRLVARMDGDIIIGALFSVHHQPSADEVAERKCGAVREQYGIQRVEAMFHALDRINSDPNLLPNITLGCEIRDSCWHSSVALEQSIEFIRDSLISIRDDKDGSRWCIEGVPSSQPPPTKKSIAGVIGPGSSSVAIQVQNLLQLFNIPQIAFSATSIDLSDKTLFKYFLRVVPSDTLQARALLDIVKRYNWTYVSAVHTEGNYGESGMEVFKELASQDSICVAHSDKIYSNAGERNFDRLLRKLRERLPKARVVVCFCEGMTVRGLLMAMRRLGVAGEFVLIGSDGWADRVEVVEGYEREAVGGITVKLQSDEVSSFDDYFPKLKLSSNTRNPWFPEFWQYRFQCRIPGHPLENLNYARNCSEDDDLELQDGYESLEDHYVQDSKMGFVINAIYAMAHGLHDMHTVLCPGHVGLCDDMKPVDGSHLLDFLLKTSFAGVSGEDIWFDENGDSPGRYEIMNFQRVEPSVYDYINIGSWHEGVLSLNDDMMQMNRSDMVRSVCSEPCNRGEIKVIRKGEVSCCWICTACKDNEFVQDEFTCQACELGWWPDEELHDCEPIPIRYLEWSNPESVIQVVLSCLGILVTSFVAFIFVLFRDTPVVKSSSRELCYIILAGIFLGYLCPFTLIARPTVVSCYLQRLLVGLSAAMCYSALATKTNRIARILAGSKKKICTRKPRFMSAWAQLVIASILISAQLSLEVTLIVMEPPEPIKSYPSIKEVFLICNTSNVGIVAPLGYNGLLIMSCTYYAFKTRNVPANFNEAKYIAFTMYTTCIIWLAFVPIYFGSNYKIITTSFSVSLSVTVALGCMFTPKVYIIIAKPERNVRSAFITSDAVRMHVGDGKMAYRGNGLLDMFRRKKKPGNGSSNGKSVSWSEPGARHPPKGDHTWHRLSVHVKRQEAGSNQMAVIKPRTSSYQNRALDFSDLSTKTLYNVTEEDESDLIGYNPPSTPPMMPYGQIPACGGLMRAVEEVELYAPQRLRPNCIIPQRVAVDRLREEAVRLSCQRLRPVVWSEGSLALMPPSPFRDCAAPPASPFPNSPLSESTYAAAILRDYKQSSSTL, encoded by the exons ATGTCGAATATGATTTACCTGACGGCCATCGGCATCTTACTGCTCGAGGCGCTCCCGCCGTCTCGAGGCAAGTACGAGAGGTCGGCGGTGCCCAACTCCGCCTCCCGCCTGGTGGCGAGGATGGACGGGGACATTATAATCGGGGCGCTCTTCTCCGTTCACCACCAACCGTCGGCCGACGAGGTGGCGGAGAGGAAATGCGGAGCGGTCCGCGAGCAGTACGGCATCCAGAGGGTGGAGGCCATGTTCCACGCCTTGGACCGGATTAACTCGGACCCCAACCTGCTGCCCAACATCACCCTGGGCTGCGAGATCCGGGACTCCTGCTGGCATTCGTCGGTGGCCCTGGAGCAGAGCATCGAGTTCATCCGGGACTCCCTCATCAGCATCCGGGACGACAAGGACGGCTCCAGGTGGTGCATCGAGGGCGTTCCCTCCAGTCAGCCGCCGCCGACCAAGAAGTCCATCGCGGGGGTCATCGGGCCCGGCTCCAGCTCGGTCGCCATTCAAGTCCAGAACCTCCTGCAGCTGTTCAACATCCCGCAGATCGCCTTCTCGGCGACCAGCATCGACCTCAGCGACAAGACGCTGTTCAAGTACTTCCTCAGGGTGGTGCCCTCGGACACGCTGCAGGCCCGGGCCCTGCTGGACATCGTCAAGCGGTACAACTGGACCTACGTGTCCGCGGTGCACACGGAGG GTAACTACGGCGAGAGCGGGATGGAGGTGTTCAAGGAGCTGGCCTCGCAGGACAGCATCTGCGTCGCCCACTCCGACAAGATCTACAGCAACGCCGGCGAGCGCAACTTCGACCGGCTGCTGAGGAAGCTGCGCGAGCGCCTGCCCAAAGCCCGCGTGGTCGTCTGCTTCTGCGAGGGCATGACGGTCCGAGGGCTGCTCATGGCCATGAGGCGGCTCGGCGTGGCCGGAGAGTTCGTCCTCATTGGCAG CGACGGCTGGGCCGAccgggtggaggtggtggagggatACGAACGCGAGGCCGTGGGCGGCATCACCGTGAAGCTGCAGTCCGACGAGGTCTCCTCCTTCGACGACTACTTCCCGAAGCTCAAGCTCAGCTCCAACACCCGCAACCCGTGGTTCCCCGAGTTCTGGCAGTACCGCTTCCAGTGCCGCATCCCGGGCCACCCGCTGGAGAACCTGAACTATGCACGGAACTGCTCAG AGGATGATGATCTAG AACTCCAGGACG GTTACGAGAGTCTGGAGGACCACTACGTCCAGGACAGCAAGATGGGCTTCGTCATCAACGCCATCTACGCCATGGCCCACGGGCTGCACGACATGCACACCGTGCTCTGCCCGGGTCACGTGGGCCTCTGTGACGACATGAAGCCCGTCGACGGCAGCCACCTGCTGGACTTCCTTCTCAAGACGTCCTTCGCGGGCGTTTCCGGAGAGGACATATGGTTTGACGAGAACGGCGACTCGCCCGGGAG GTACGAGATTATGAACTTCCAGCGCGTGGAGCCGAGTGTTTACGACTACATCAACATTGGCTCCTGGCACGAGGGTGTGCTCAGTCTGAACGACGACATGATGCAGATGAACCGCAGCGACATGGTGCGCTCCGTCTGCAGTGAGCCCTGCAACAGAGGAGAGATCAAG GTGATCAGGAAGGGAGAAGTGAGCTGCTGCTGGATCTGCACCGCCTGCAAGGACAACGAGTTCGTCCAGGACGAGTTCACCTGCCAGGCCTGCGAGCTCGGCTGGTGGCCGGACGAGGAACTGCACG ACTGCGAGCCAATCCCCATACGCTACCTGGAGTGGAGCAATCCAGAGTCCGTCATCCAGGTGGTTTTGTCCTGCCTGGGCATCCTGGTCACGTCTTTTGTCGCCTTCATCTTCGTCTTGTTCCGCGACACGCCCGTGGTCAAATCCTCCAGCCGCGAGCTCTGCTACATCATCCTCGCGGGGATCTTCCTGGGCTACCTGTGTCCTTTCACCCTCATCGCCCGGCCCACCGTGGTCTCCTGCTACCTCCAGAGGCTGCTCGTCGGACTCTCGGCCGCCATGTGCTACTCCGCCCTGGCCACCAAAACCAACCGCATCGCCCGCATTCTGGCGGGCAGCAAGAAGAAGATTTGCACCAGGAAGCCACGGTTCATGAGCGCTTGGGCTCAATTGGTCATCGCCTCCATCCTGATCAGCGCCCAGCTCTCCTTGGAGGTGACCCTCATCGTCATGGAGCCTCCCGAACCCATCAAATCCTACCCCAGCATCAAAGAGGTCTTCCTCATCTGCAACACCAGCAACGTGGGCATCGTGGCCCCTCTGGGCTACAACGGCCTGCTGATCATGAGCTGCACTTACTACGCCTTCAAGACCCGCAACGTCCCGGCGAATTTCAACGAGGCCAAGTACATCGCCTTCACCATGTACACCACGTGCATCATCTGGCTGGCGTTTGTGCCCATCTACTTCGGCAGCAACTACAAGATCATCACCACGTCGTTCTCCGTGAGCCTCAGCGTGACGGTGGCTTTGGGCTGCATGTTCACCCCGAAGGTGTACATCATCATCGCCAAACCCGAGCGGAACGTGCGCAGCGCGTTCATCACGTCGGACGCGGTGCGCATGCACGTCGGCGACGGCAAGATGGCCTACCGGGGCAACGGCCTGCTCGACATGTTCCGGAGGAAGAAGAAGCCTGGAAACGGCAG TTCTAATGGGAAGTCTGTGTCATGGTCTGAACCAGGTGCAAGACATCCTCCAAAAGGGGATCACACATGGCACAGACTGTCAGTGCATGTGAAGAGACAAGAAGCAGGTTCCAATCAGATGGCCGTCATCAAACCCAGAACCAGCTCCTACCAAAACAGAGCCCTGGACTTCTCAGACCTCAGCACTAAGACCTTGTACAATGTGACCGAGGAGGACGAGAGCGACCTGATCGGATACAATCCCCCCAGCACTCCCCCCATGATGCCGTACGGGCAAATCCCTGCCTGCGGCGGACTGATGAGAgccgtggaggaggtggagctctACGCGCCTCAGCGTCTTCGGCCCAATTGCATCATCCCCCAACGTGTCGCTGTGGACCGCCTGCgggaggaggcggtgaggcTCAGTTGCCAGCGGTTACGACCCGTAGTGTG GTCGGAGGGTTCTCTGGCTTTGATGCCTCCGTCCCCTTTCCGAGATTGCGCCGCTCCTCCAGCGAGCCCCTTTCCCAATTCACCGCTTTCCGAGTCGACGTACGCCGCCGCCATCCTCAGAGACTACAAGCAAAGCTCCTCAACTCTGTGA